The following coding sequences lie in one Chanos chanos chromosome 4, fChaCha1.1, whole genome shotgun sequence genomic window:
- the prrc2c gene encoding LOW QUALITY PROTEIN: protein PRRC2C (The sequence of the model RefSeq protein was modified relative to this genomic sequence to represent the inferred CDS: deleted 1 base in 1 codon), which translates to MSEKSGQSTKAKDGKTKYATLSLFNTYKGKSLETQKTAVAARHGLQSLGKVAVSRRMPPPANLPSLKAENKGNDPNVSIVPKDGSGWASRQDQPGDERQQDTPPPQPKQAVPQGPDSSVGGSRSWANNKQSGQSDGAPRLSSQFHQEFPSLQAVGEAEKAGEQEDEAYGPGPSLRPQNVGSWREGGGRNLNIAPSPSEMDSKAPDEGVTLRGTPSPTADSDEAAKPPPGEGRPPAPAPQHKLNGGQQNPAGIPPQFHSQFKGIMPPYMFHGYPRMSFTPVQGNFRYPVQQDGAKTSRSAGRPSQGPPQSWLQDPDRPSIISATELKELDNLDTEADEGWAGAQMEVDYTEKLNFSDDEENQAAKEKGDNWEWMAKVEHMRSRNTDAQEGWKDGTEDRSDRKGSWVDSGDPRDPASTSTAQYTKTGQDYPGQTSGRSVGSGTSRVAKPPPTAPPAGEEDSEAWRQKRKKQSELSEAVERARRRREEEERRMEEQRLAACAEKLKRLNEKTRPAITTETSKSVTTAHGEHTEGTDSLSALPAETPHPQPAAPVQQPLPPMSVVTHDRPEPSVEEEPRFLPRQPSPPTVHRTVPETQGGEGEGTVTEEVQGQMERQPIRDYFSPEECRAEEPQLALSRLDPSGGDDTAVPQLDTEGETGATLRPAISSGYSKQFQKSLPPRFLRQQEQLKQQQWQQQQQQQQSGGGPVSPSGGSVPPQHRSLYQPLGPHHQHLASMGFDPRWLMMQSYMDPRVMSACPPMDMSAMHPGRMPAKQLVRREATDNSSSGSDSFDHLTRPGRDHGIPGEPRMVWGSEPYPQTEPLPAATPPKGQDEGKEPRLDGGVELDRGLSAVYSQEHSSLEPRSKSDFFRDSSEPLSAFSHIPEEMPGLLQTDRSTFEPEEANLSGGEQVEPLGQAVLKRSISQGSSHSLKLEEPRFEGVTIATKTLDLPDAGERPDDKSRKEPFGQGSGVNSRATPPAAPDSLHKSEKLPLSAPSKQKQDVRWASRGSGSNRREGSGGDRPVRRSGPIKKPVLRDMKEEREQRREREERGERGERSKKEGASARVPLSAAAAVSDGQKASGEGKREAMLEPEEGAAKLGEASATLGKATEVSQDEKPAKPSASEKRSEPTLPSRKESNLPQRAYRREERERDREAEREKDWPADTGTRGRGRGEYYSRGRSYRGSYSGRGRGSRGRSRGEYPYRELRSRSDLPLSSAGASGYRCREESETRSESSDFEVLPKRRRRRGSDTDSESEGRESASDTGASDREPSIKPSRPLAREPHESRSGPKPGSAFGAAHPPDKTGSREEETRPKPGFLPKGEPTRRGRGGLYGRRGGGRERGGSRSVPFRRAGVRENSQWPSKPMETFRPEDAETSRFDNPPPERRLPKYEAKKFGEGPQSTRERPRRPRPARPPRQDKPPRFRRLKEREAAVIASEAAPSTPAPVSVSPTLSKAPGTLVTAPEGTATVTSAPAAAAVSPPEPPVTEAASDVGATTVVAAGSKSPDLSNQNSSDQANEEWETASESSDFNERREREERKGAQEESVMTAAPPSATPIQNTGAQSKTPTEGGLTPKREAPTAKRSFSSQRPIDRQNRRGNSGPKSGRSYGAGKSERRGGSGVKAGRRGPVTQSADAPQAGSAPRAGAKDTGSRRKEETRQAVKKPKEKENALSQFDLNNYASVVIIDDHPEVTTLEDPQSSANDDGFTEVVSRKQQKRLQDEERRKKEEQTVQNWSKKGSGEKGRGGGGSKLPPRFAKKQQQQAASLPPQTASQPTQTSASQPTQPPQLAMAVSQHGLAAPAHSTSSAQPLEGAVPLPSSTVDFPTKTPTHSTLGTELWENKATGSASLPDVKKLGPISPPQPPSVSAWNKPLTSFTGAVTSEGVKGGSEAGMELGIDSIQFGAPSSAGSTDSDGVPVLLEKGSENKLPEPKEQRQKQHRAGPIKPQKLADMVPPEPKEYKPGPIGKERSLKNRKATDGRQSDSEGLEKGGPGGGRDRDSSSPSKDGKVPELGGDIEGMITVPSAEYTNSSKESVTDYTTPSSSLADTVPTAGNKMEDSIVANVALPHALPLPRREALQQGSSLATVSPATVDLTLKMESARKAWENSPSLGEKSSPVTSSASPITSGGGAGNTSFSSFSSASMPQIPVASVTPSTSLSGAGTYTTSSLTTKTTCASDPPNICKVKPQQLQGSAMSSASFSQLGCVPSLLPQQQQQSPQVFVSQSAAGSAAQIPAFYMDTSHLFSTPHPRLAPPSLAPPSLAQQQGFQPGLSQPTAVQQIPIPIYAPLQGQPQHQAQLGLSTGPPVSQPQDLFSSSMQPYRSQQAYMQNSLSQPSPMMLSGTALHSYPGVQPPDLGKPQSSLAFQQTSSTQHIPILFEPQLNQPSGLGASQLIDTHLLQARQGMNQHSNLYSGQVQQHTQNSYYSSTQSPSSALQQVTVPLPGSQLSLPNFGSGGGQPLLALPQSLPPTPPQAQPPSLGRQPPGNQPYRSLIGQNTHNIIQPSSKMCEIDLKLFGSGMDVKPATPPVSARSTTPTSSPYRASSTSPSGQSSKLNSMLYPKQFQSGSSGMRIAQHFPGQFNPQMLSQPNIVSPLVRAQHTNSFPAGVQRTPMGPPMSPSLSGGLMPHPRPQHPPRGPPGAPIPPRGTQAALKAEQDLKAKQRAEVLQSTHKFFSEQQQQQLKVPASKATRMEGAGKSIDSIAPNHQGASSDRAESEKPAPLAGTKPIRTGPIKPQAIKPEEGK; encoded by the exons GCAGCAGGACACCCCTCCACCCCAGCCCAAACAGGCAGTTCCACAGGGTCCAGACTCTTCAGTGGGGGGCAGTCGCTCCTGGGCCAACAACAAACAGTCTGGGCAGTCAGATG GGGCTCCACGGTTGAGCAGTCAGTTCCACCAGGAGTTTCCCAGTCTGCAGGCAGTGGGCGAGGCTGAGAAAGCAGGCGAGCAGGAGGATGAAGCGTACGGCCCGGGCCCCAGCCTAAGACCCCAGA ATGTTGGGAGCTGGCGGGAAGGTGGGGGTCGGAATCTGAACATTGCCCCCAGCCCCTCAGAGATGGACAGTAAGGCCCCCGACGAGGGCGTGACCCTCCGAGGCACCCCCTCGCCCACCGCGGACTCAGACGAGGCGGCGAAGCCCCCCCCCGGTGAGGGCAGGCCGCCCGCTCCTGCCCCCCAGCACAAACTGAACGGCGGGCAGCAGAACCCTGCTGGGATTCCTCCCCAGTTCCACTCCCAGTTTAAGGGCATCATGCCACCCTAT ATGTTCCATGGGTATCCTCGGATGTCGTTTACTCCCGTACAGGGAAACTTCAGGTACCCAGTGCAGCAAGATGGTGCAAA GACTTCACGGTCAGCAGGAAGACCCTCTCAGGGCCCCCCCCAGTCCTGGCTCCAGGACCCTGACAGGCCGTCTATCATCAGTGCCACCGAGCTGAAGGAACTGGACAATCTGGACACGGAGGCAGACGAGGGCTGGGCAG GAGCCCAGATGGAGGTGGACTATACGGAGAAACTAAACTTCAGTGATGATGAGGAAAACCAAGCTGCTAAGGAAAAAGGAGACAACTG ggAGTGGATGGCTAAGGTGGAGCACATGCGATCTCGAAACACTGATGCCCAGGAGGGCTGGAAAGACGGGACGGAGGATCGAAGCGACCGCAAGGGATCATGGGTCGACAGCGGAGACCCCAGAGACCCGGCCTCCACCAGTACAGCCCAGTACACCAAAACTGGACAAGACTATCCG GGTCAGACATCAGGGCGATCGGTGGGAAGTGGAACCTCTCGTGTGGCTAAGCCACCCCCCACAGCTCCCCCTGCAGGTGAGGAGGACTCTGAGGCATGGAGGCAGAAACGGAAGAAGCAGTCGGAGCTGTCGGAAGCGGTGGAGCGTGCTCGTAGGCGgcgggaggaggaggagaggcggATGGAGGAGCAGAGACTCGCTGCTTGTGCTGAGAAACTGAAACGTCTCAATGAGAAAACGCGCCCTGCCATTACCACGGAAACCTCCAAGTCAGTAACCACCGCCCATGGAGAGCACACTGAAGGTACAGACAGCCTGTCGGCCCTGCCTGCCGAAACTCCGCATCCTCAGCCGGCCGCCCCGGTACAACAACCCCTCCCACCCATGTCTGTGGTGACCCACGATAGGCCAGAGCCCAGCGTGGAGGAGGAGCCAAGGTTTTTACCTCGACAGCCTAGTCCCCCTACTGTGCACAGGACTGTTCCAGAAACACAGGGCGGAGAGGGGGAGGGCACAGTGACAGAGGAAGTACAAGGTCAGATGGAGCggcaaccaatcagagactacTTCAGCCCAGAGGAGTGTCGGG CAGAGGAGCCCCAGCTTGCTCTCTCCAGGCTGGATCCATCCGGCGGCGATGACACGGCAGTGCCTCAGCTGGACACGGAGGGAGAGACTGGAGCTACCCTTCGCCCAGCGATTTCGTCTGGGTACTCTAAACAGTTCCAGAAATCACTACCCCCACGGTTCCTCAGACAGCAG GAGCAGTTaaagcagcagcagtggcagcagcagcagcagcagcagcagagtggTGGTGGCCCAGTGTCTCCATCAGGGGGCAGTGTTCCCCCGCAGCACCGCTCCCTGTACCAGCCCCTTGGCCCTCATCATCAGCACTTGGCCTCTATGGGCTTTGACCCGCGCTGGCTGATGATGCAGTCATACATGGATCCACGTGTCATGTCAGCATGTCCTCCCATGGATATGTCAGCCATGCACCCAG GAAGGATGCCGGCGAAGCAGTTGGTTCGCAGAGAGGCCACAGACAACAGCAGCTCTGGTTCGGACTCGTTTGATCACCTGACCCGACCGGGACGAGACCACGGGATTCCGGGTGAACCTCGCATGGTCTGGGGGTCCGAGCCGTACCCCCAGACAGAACCCTTGCCGGCTGCCACTCCCCCTAAAGGACAGGACGAAGGAAAAGAACCGAG ACTGGACGGGGGTGTGGAGTTGGACCGTGGGCTTTCTGCTGTTTATTCTCAAGAGCACAGCTCCCTGGAGCCAAGGAGCAAGAGTGACTTTTTCAGGGACTCATCTGAGCCTCTGTCTGCCTTCAGCCACATACCAGAGGAGATGCCAGGTCTTCTCCAGACAGACCGGTCCACCTTTGAGCCAGAGGAAGCGAATTTGTCTGGGGGGGAGCAGGTGGAGCCACTGGGCCAGGCTGTGCTGAAGAGGAGCATATCTCAAGGATCCAGTCACTCTCTCAAACTGGAAGAGCCCAGGTTTGAGGGggttaccatagcaacaaagACACTAGATCTTCCCGATGCTGGAGAACGGCCGGACGACAAATCTCGGAAGGAGCCCTTCGGTCAGGGGTCGGGGGTCAACAGCAGGGCCACGCCACCCGCTGCCCCCGACAGCTTACACAAATCCGAGAAGCTGCCCCTCTCCGCGCCCagcaaacagaaacaggacGTGCGCTGGGCTTCGCGAGGCTCCGGCTCCAACAGGAGAGAGGGGTCCGGCGGGGACAGGCCAGTTCGACGATCTGGGCCCATTAAGAAACCAGTGCTGCGCGATATGAAGGAAGAAagggagcagagaagagaaagagaggagcgAGGGGAGCGAGGGGAACGTTCCAAAAAAGAGGGGGCCTCCGCCAGGGTCCCTCTGTCTGCTGCAGCCGCCGTGTCCGACGGGCAGAAAGCCTCCggggaggggaagagggagGCGATGCTGGAGCCGGAGGAAGGAGCTGCTAAACTGGGAGAGGCGTCGGCGACGCTCGGCAAGGCGACCGAAGTCTCCCAGGACGAGAAACCCGCCAAACCTTCGGCCAGCGAGAAACGTTCTGAACCCACTCTGCCGTCTCGCAAAGAGTCCAACTTGCCCCAACGGGCCTACCggcgagaggagagagagcgggacagggaggcggagagagagaaggactggccCGCCGATACCGGCACCAGAGGCCGGGGCCGAGGGGAGTACTACTCCCGCGGTCGGAGTTACAGGGGCAGCTACAGCGGGAGAGGGCGGGGCAGCCGCGGTCGCAGCCGCGGGGAGTATCCGTATCGGGAGTTGCGGTCGCGGTCGGACTTGCCTCTGAGCAGCGCCGGGGCGTCTGGGTACCGGTGCAGGGAGGAGAGCGAGACACGCAGCGAGAGCTCAGACTTTGAGGTGCTGCCTAAACGCCGGCGTAGACGGGGCTCTGACACAGACTCGGAGAGTGAGGGGCGTGAGTCAGCCAGCGACACCGGAGCATCTGACAGGGAGCCCAGTATCAAACCCAGCAGACCTCTGGCCCGCGAGCCACATGAGTCACGGTCCGGACCCAAACCCGGCTCCGCGTTTGGCGCCGCGCATCCGCCTGACAAAACTGGGTCTCGAGAGGAGGAGACGCGGCCAAAACCGGGCTTTCTGCCAAAGGGTGAGCCCACgcggcgggggagggggggtctgTATGGGCGGAGAGGAGGAGGCAGGGAGCGGGGCGGATCTAGATCTGTCCCTTTCCGACGGGCTGGCGTCAGGGAAAACTCCCAGTGGCCCTCCAAGCCCATGGAAACCTTCCGGCCGGAAGACGCCGAGACGTCCCGTTTTGACAACCCCCCCCCTGAACGGCGTCTGCCCAAATACGAGGCCAAGAAGTTTGGGGAGGGACCACAGAGCACCCGGGAGAGGCCCCGGAGACCCCGGCCTGCGCGG CCCCCCCGGCAGGACAAACCCCCGCGCTTCCGGAGGCTAAAGGAGCGAGAAGCGGCTGTGATCGCCAGCGAAGCCGCGCCCAGCACGCCAGCACCCGTATCGGTATCACCGACGCTCTCCAAAGCTCCTGGCACGCTGGTCACGGCGCCCGAGGGCACCGCCACCGTTACCTCAGCCCCCGCAGCTGCTGCCGTCAGCCCTCCGGAACCTCCCGTCACGGAGGCGGCATCTGACGTGGGAGCCACCACTGTGGTTGCTGCTGGCAGCAAATCACCAGACTTATCCAATCAGAACTCCTCTGACCAGGCCAATGAAGAGTGGGAAACGGCCTCAGAGAGCAGCGATTTTAACGAACGCAGAGAACGTGAAGAGAGGAAGGGAGCGCAAGAGGAATCCGTCATGACGGCTGCACCTCCTTCTGCCACGCCCATCCAGAATACAGGGGCGCAGAGTAAAACCCCAACAGAGGGAGGACTGACCCCAAAACGTGAAGCCCCTACGGCGAAGAGGAGCTTCTCCAGTCAGAGGCCTATTGACAGACAGAACCGTCGTGGTAACAGCGGGCCCAAGTCAGGGCGGAGTTACGGAGCAGGGAAGAGTGAACGCAGGGGAGGATCAGGAGTTAAAGCTGGTCGCAGAGG GCCCGTGACTCAGTCTGCAGACGCCCCCCAGGCCGGGTCAGCCCCCAGGGCCGGCGCTAAAGACACAGGGAGCAGGCGGAAGGAGGAGACCAGACAGGCCGTGAAGAAGCCCAAAGAGAAGGAGAACGCTCTGTCTCAGTTTGATCTGAATAACTACGCCA GCGTGGTCATCATCGACGATCACCCCGAGGTCACGACGCTCGAGGACCCTCAGTCCAGCGCTAATGACGACGGCTTCACCGAGGTGGTTTCACGAAAGCAGCAGAAACGCCTGCaggatgaggagaggagaaagaaggaggaacAGACGGTACAG AACTGGAGTAAAAAGGGTTCGGGGGAGaagggcagaggaggaggaggctccAAATTGCCTCCTCGATTTGCcaagaagcagcagcagcaggcggCGTCTCTCCCGCCGCAGACAGCGTCTCAGCCGACACAGACGAGCGCCTCTCAGCCCACGCAGCCCCCACAGCTGGCCATGGCCGTCTCCCAGCACGGCCTCGCCGCCCCCGCTCACAGCACCAGCTCCGCACAGCCACTGGAGGGCGCCGTTCCCCTGCCCTCCAGCACCGTGGATTTCCCCACCAAGACCCCGACGCACAGCACCCTGGGCACAGAGCTGTGGGAGAACAAGGCCACTGGCTCCGCCAGCCTTCCCGACGTCAAGAAAC TCGGACCCATCAGCCCTCCACAGCCTCCGTCAGTCAGTGCCTGGAATAAACCGCTCACGTCTTTCACTGGCGCAGTTACGTCTGAG ggggtgaAGGGTGGCTCAGAGGCTGGCATGGAGCTTGGCATAGACAGTATTCAGTTTGGTGCCCCGTCCTCAGCGGGCAGCACAGACAGTGATGGAGTGCCTGTTCTACTGGAGAAAGGTTCTGAGAACAAACTGCCTGAGCccaaagaacagagacagaaacagcacCGTGCCGGACCCATCAAACCTCagaag CTTGCAGACATGGTTCCTCCAGAGCCGAAGGAGTACAAACCAGGCCCCATCGGGAAAGAGCGTTCACTGAAGAACCGCAAGGCCACAGACGGGCGGCAGTCCGACAGCGAAGGCCTAGAGAAGGGGGGGCCCGGAGGAGGAAGGGACAGAGACTCCAGTTCTCCCAGTAAAGACGGCAAAGTTCCCGAACTGGGCGGAGACATTGAGGGCATGATCACCGTCCCCTCAGCTGAATATACCAACAGTTCTAAA GAGTCTGTGACTGACTACACAACACCGTCCTCTTCACTGGCCGACACTGTTCCCACAGCAGGCAACAAAATGGAGGACAGCATAGTTGCCAAT gtggCCTTGCCCCATGCGTTGCCTCTGCCGCGTAGGGAGGCTCTGCAGCAGGGCTCCAGTTTGGCCACAGTATCTCCTGCCACGGTCGACCTCACGCTCAAG ATGGAATCGGCACGCAAGGCGTGGGAGAACTCACCCAGTCTGGGCGAGAAGAGTTCTCCGGTCACCTCCTCTGCTTCTCCCATCACCAGTGGTGGAGGCGCAGGGAACACCTCCTTCAGTTCATTCTCCAGTGCCTCCATGCCTCAGATTCCAGTAGCTTCTGTCACACCCAGTACCTCCCtgtcag GGGCAGGGACCTACACCACCTCATCTCTAACCACTAAGACCACGTGTGCGTCGGATCCTCCCAACATCTGTAAGGTCAAACCACAGCAGCTGCAGGGCTCCGCCATGTCCAGCGCCAGCTTCTCTCAGCTGGGCTGTGTCCCCTCCCtgttaccacagcaacagcagcaaagCCCACAGGTGTTCGTCTCCCAGTCTGCAGCAG GTTCTGCAGCTCAGATCCCAGCATTCTACATGGATACCAGTCACCTGTTCAGCACACCACACCCCCGTTTGGCCCCGCCCTCCTTGGCTCCACCCTCCTTGGCTCAGCAACAGGGCTTTCAGCCTGGCCTCTCCCAG CCAACAGCAGTCCAGCAGATCCCAATTCCCATCTACGCCCCTCTGCAGGGACAGCCTCAGCACCAGGCCCAGCTGGGCCTCAGCACCGGCCCACCTGTGTCCCAGCCCCAGGACCTGTTCAGCTCCTCCATGCAGCCGTACAG GTCCCAGCAGGCGTACATGCAGAACAGCCTGTCTCAGCCCTCTCCCATGATGCTGTCGGGCACGGCCTTGCACAGCTACCCCGGGGTGCAGCCCCCCGACCTGGGCAAACCTCAGTCCAGCCTGGCCTTCCAGCAGACCTCCAGCACCCAGCACATCCCCATTCTGTTTGAGCCCCAGTTAAACCAGCCATCAGGACTGGGTGCATCGCagctcatagacacacacttacTACAG GCTCGTCAGGGCATGAATCAACATTCAAATCTGTACTCAGGACAAgtacaacagcacacacaaaacagctaCTACAGCTCCACACAGAGTCCCAGCTCTGCCCTgcaacag GTGACTGTCCCTCTGCCTGGGTCCCAGCTGTCCCTGCCCAATTTCGGCTCTGGAGGGGGGCAGCCGCTCCTGGCTTTGCCCCAGTCACTTCCCCCGACACCCCCACAGGCTCAGCCCCCCAGCCTGGGCCGACAGCCCCCTGGCAACCAGCCCTACCGCAGCCTGATTggccagaacacacacaacatcatacaGCCCTCCAGCAAG ATGTGTGAGATAGACCTGAAGCTGTTTGGCAGTGGTATGGATGTCAAACCTGCCACTCCTCCAGTCAGTGCCAGGAGCACCACACCCACCTCCAGCCCTTACag AGCCAGTTCCACCAGCCCCAGCGGGCAGAGCAGTAAACTCAACAGTATGCTCTATCCCAAACAATTCCAGTCCGGATCCAGCGGCATGCGTATCGCCCAGCACTTCCCCGGACAGTTCAACCCACAG ATGTTGTCACAGCCCAATATCGTGTCCCCGCTGGTACGCGCCCAACACACCAACTCCTTTCCTGCCGGTGTGCAGCGCACTCCAATGGGCCCCCCCATGTCCCCCTCCCTGAGCGGAGGTCTCATGCCCCACCCGCGACCCCAGCACCCGCCCCGCGGCCCTCCGGGAGCCCCCATCCCTCCCCGGGGCACGCAGGCCGCTTTAAAGGCGGAGCAGGACCTGAAG GCGAAGCAGCGTGCAGAAGTGTTGCAGTCCACCCATAAGTTCTTTTctgagca